The Chanos chanos chromosome 3, fChaCha1.1, whole genome shotgun sequence genome segment TTATGAAATGACAGGTTATGACAATTGTTCTCCCAGGTGCACCATAAATCTTTGAGTTTGGGAGAGGTTCTGGATGGGGACAGGATGGCAGAATCAATGTACCAAATCCGGTTCCGAGAGAATGTAGAAAAACAGACCCTTTGCCAGCTTACGCTTTCAGAGAAAGAGGTACACCCTCCAGTCATACTCCTGTCCATTTGGATACAGTGTTAAGCAGAGGCAGATTATTTTGTTCAATTTTAAATCCATTCAGGCACTGTTTTCTATACCTGCAGTCTTTTAATACCTGTTCTGATatgttacgtgtgtgtttaaataattGGTCTGTTGAATGAATAGGTGACGTGATTGGTTTTAATGCAGTGAATGTATGTAGATCTGTGTTGAAGGAGTTTGTTCTTGTCTGTCAGGTGGATCAGCTGAGAGAAGCCATAGAAGAGCTGTATTATTTTGAGTTTGTCCTGGATGACATCCCCATCTGGGGTTTTGTGGGATACATGGAGGAGAGTGGATTCCTACCCCACAGTCATAAGGTCTgggtttcattttcattctctctctcactctctcgctctctctcttcccctgtgtcacacacacacacacacacacacacactgtttcttgcTCTCATTTCTCGTCCTGTATCTTGGCCTCATTCTAATTCTCTGGCACGTCTCTTGGTCTCCGTATAGCTTTTGATGGCTGTTAATGTCCACGCATTCCAGAAAGCTCAGCTTGCCAACCCCTCACCACATTagatttgtttgttactttttcCTTAAAAAGGCTCTCAAcgtcaaaacattttaaactaTCATTTTGAACCCATTGTGGATTTGCACTGAAGGCCCCATTCTCTTGTCATTGCtccctgctgtttttttgtttaggtAGGGCTGTGGACCCACTTGGACTTCAACATTGAGTATAACGGCGAATCGGTGATCTTCGCCAACGTTTCGGTGAAGGACGTAAAACCCGTACAGCTggaagaggggggagggatAGGAGGCCAAGGGGCGGGGGGAGGCAGCGGGGGGCTGACGGTGACCCACACCTACAGCGTGCGCTGGTTCGAGAGCCACCTGCCGTACGCGCGGAGAGCGGAACGCCTGCGAGATTACTCCTTCTTCCCCAAGACCCTGGAGATCCACTGGCTCTCCATCATCAACTCTCTGGTGCTGGTGGTGCTGCTGCTAGGTttcgtcatcatcatcctcatgaGAGTGTTGAAGAACGACTTCGCCAGGTGAGAGACGTTGGTGTGTGGTcagtggagaaggagaaaataaaggagtggaggaggagacggggggacagggagaggactggtgatgaaaagagagaagcagaagtgaggagaaatgaacagaaaaagggcagagaaggagggaaaagaaagttAGTGGAAGGGTAAGAGCAGGAAGTGGGAGGGAACTGTCGTCCAGATTAGAGTCCTTACAAACACGTTATAAATCTTTAATGGTTAACTAGCGTTGCTTTCTGTGGATCATTACCCTTAATGAAACCCGGGAAGGCTCGCTTCAGCGCAGCTTCCCTTTTTGACATCACCTCATTTTAACCCAGAGAACATTTGCTAGCGCTCCTTGATTAATTAAGGCTCCACGGTGGGTTGGTATTAAAAGCCAGCGGGAGTGGAGTCCTCCAGGTCTAGATCTGGGGGGGATGCCTGTCATAGACAGACGGGGTATGCTCCTGTAAAACGAGAGCCAATCAGGTGCAGGCGGCGCTGCTGGAGCTGTCCGTGTGCTTGTGTCCTGTCAGGTATAACGTGGAGGAGGACGGGGGCTGCGACGACTTGGACCAGGGGGATAACGGTTGGAAGATCATCCACACCGACGTGTTTCGCTTCCCCCCCTACAAAAGCCTGCTGTGCGCCATACTCGGGGTGGGGGCGCAGTTCCTCACTCTGGCTACAGGTCGGTCTTATTTCTGATACTCCACCAGCAGCTTTAGGCTCTCAGATGTAGAGCTGTCCCTTAGGCGGTGCCGTTTTACAACAGGTTCGCATCTTTATGTCTTTATGCCTGGGCTTTGTTTAGCAGAAGACAAGCAGTACAGACTAACCAGAATTCATTACATAAAAGAAAGGAACCACATGGCATTACTTACTGACATGACAAAAAGCGATTTAATGAACGTATCACAGGTGTCTCTCTGCGCTGCATCTCACTCTTAACGAACGGCGTTCGATCAGAATAAACCTGTACGCGAAAATCGTCCGCAGAATTGTAAACATCTCACTGTAAATATCACGTGTGGTGGACAAAAATATCGCGAAACAAAGTAGTCTGTTCGGTGAAATGGACACCTGATTAAACAGACTGATGAAGGTATGATGTTgctttttttgaacatttataTCATGTgttatatcatttatttattcatgttatGATAAATATGCTGTTTTAATACTTATTGTATTTTTCAGATGAATTATCTGTAATCCCACGCAGATACTGTTAGTGATAAGACAGGATGTATTGGGGAAAAGTTCAGTCCTTAGactaatgaagtgtgtgtgtctgtgtttgtgtgtgtgtgtgtatgtgtgtaaacacatgagtatgtgagtatacgtgtgtgtgggtgtgtttgtgattttcatAAGAATTTTAAAAGCTGTGTTTAGAGGTTTACCATTTTAATCTTTCAGCTGTTGAGGTTGACAGGGTGTTGCATCAGTGAGTCTTTACTTTGAATAGTGaacagggaaaaataaaaacaggacatTCTGTTTGCTCCAAAGCGTCTCAGTCTTAGAACTTTTGTTCCGAGTGAAACCGGTGGAAACATCGCATTGCAGAGGTTCTGATAAGATGAACCAATAGGACAGCAGGATTCGTTTAAGTGAATGTGAGATGCATGTTATAAGGGGACCAGTGAGTTACATACAGGGCACCTCAGCCGACCGAATCCAGATCAGTTGGATTCAATAGAATTGCAAATGACCGCTTTAAAACGACCGTACATTTTAACCAGAGGAACAAAGAATCACTGATTAAAATACTGTGTGAGGTTTGTACTTTCTCTGGCTCGCGTTTTGACCCCTGaccctgctcctctctgcccCGCTGTGTTACCGTAGGGATTATCGTCATGGCGTTGCTGGGGATGTTTAACGTCCATCGTCACGGTGCTATAAACTCCGCCGCCATCGTGCTGTACGCTCTTACCAGCTGTGTGTCGGGCTACACCTCCTGCCGCTTCTACACACAGATCCACGGAAAACGCTGGGTTTGGAACATCATCCTCACCTCCACACTCTTCTCAGGTTCgtcagaaacattttcagtctggaaataaaaacaaattgcgttgatggtgtgttgtgttcatGGTGTGGTTAAACCAGGAAATGTTCTGTATTGGGAAACCAGCTGCAGCTGAAGACAAGCAAACTATAAAATTATTAAGTAGTTACTCGTGGTTACTCTGTTATTGTATGGCctctttgtaaatgtgtgtcaCAGTATTCATAATGTACTGTTTTTGCAGATGCAAGACAGCAGTAGACGATACCTTAATGTACTTTATTCTGATTGTAAAAAGCGgaccctcatctctctctctctctctctcttgctctccttctctctctctttctcaccctccctccctccctctctctctctttctcaccctccctccctccctctctctctcgttctccagctcctctctttCTGACGTGGAGCGTGGTGAACTCGGTCCACTGGTGGAGTGGCTCCACCCAGGCCTTGCCCGCCACCACCGTGCTGCTGTTGCTAGGCGCCTGGGTGCTCGTGGGCTTTCCCCTCACCGTCATCGGCGGCATCGTCGGCAAAAACCGAGCGGGCAGCTTCCAGGCGCCGTGCCGCACCCGCAACATCCCGCGGCAGATCCCCGAGCAGCCGTGGTACAAACACACGGCTGTGCACATGGCCATCGGAGGATTCCTGCCTTTCAGGTGAGGagaaaacaaactttaaaggacaaaaagaaTTCTCATCTCCGTCTCTACCTCATGCGCTCTTccgcctctgtctgtctgaggtctCTCAGTGTCGTATATTTAGTCATTCTCTTTATGTGTATTTCCCCTTATTACACTTGAACCCCTGTGTGCCTTTGTCATGTCTTAAAGCTTTTATTTTAGATATGCTCAAAGATGCCTTTGTCTTACGAGGCATGTTGCTCTTACAGGGATTGAGGCTCTTCAAGATAAATTACGGCGCTCTTACTAAAGTCAGCCCTTGAAATGGTTTAGGCGTAATTACTGTAATCATGGCCATATCCTGACCttgttgtctgtctctctctctctctctctctctctctcgctccctctccccATTTCCCGTGGCAGCGCCATCTCGGTGGAGCTCTACTACATCTTTGCGACGGTGTGGGGACGTGAACACTACACCCTGTACGGGATCCTGCTCTGCGTGTTTGCCATCCTGCTCTCTGTGGGGGCCTGCATCTCCGTGGCTCTGACCTATTTCCTGCTGTCGGGCGAGGACTACCGCTGGTGGTGGCGTAGCATCCTCAGCACCGGCTCCACCGGCATCTTCATCTTCGTCTACTCGGTCTTCTACTACCGGAACCGCTCCAGCATGAGCGGACCGGTCCAGAGCACCGAGTTCTTCGGCTACTCGCTTCTCACCGCCCTGGTCTTCTCCCTCATGCTGGGCACCGTGTCTTTCTGGGCCTCTTTAGCCTTTATCCGTTACATTTACCGCAGCCTCAAGATGGActaaggggggtggggggggggggcctttgAACCGTCCCTTACGCCATGCCCTACTCAACTGGAAATGAGAAGGACACGTGGGCCTGGTCCTCAGGGAcccctgtgtgtgcaggtttttGCTCAGGTGGATTTTTGAGACATTCCTGGATTggtgttgaaatgaaaatgggATCAAGTACAAGAATGTTTGAATCCATTACTTGAATGTTTGAGGAATATATCTATGTTTTAGATGTTTCacgcgcgcacacccacacacacaaaaagccaaATCTTCTAGACGTGTAGCTCCTAGATTATAAATGCACATTGGATTCTGAAAACATATAGTTTGATCCAGATCGAAACTGATCTGTAAAGTAAGTATAGAAAACTGCTGTTGAACATACCATTTTTGTAGATTTTATGTTACTGAATGGCTACTTTATTGGATTTATAATGGAAGAGATTTATAATTATGGCAGTGATGTCAGGACTAGACTGGACACACATTAAATAAGGCATATGTGGATTCATCCAGATGAAACTGGTTTTTCCACAAAATCCAGCATTCACAGGAGTCTTTGGGGACTGGTACAGATGCTCTCTCCTGCATGCGGGAGGGGTAACGGGGGACGTTTTGCTCCATCATAGGGCAACTGAAGGACTAACAACAATGTGAAGTTATAAAGGGACAAAAATATGGGTGGAGTTAAAAAAAGAgtttagatttaaaaaagacGGGaattctttggggggggggtggtgagtGTCTGACGTGGGACAGCAGAGTGCTTAGGTATGTGTCTGTTATGGGTgttttctgcgtgtgtgtatgtgtgtgagagagagactgtatgggggggggggaagagctTCAGCGTGCAGATGGTGGGTGAGGGGAGCAATAtcgtactttaaaaaaaaagtcaccattGACTGTGATTTATGTTCTGATGTAAATATACAACCTTTTCAATAAAGTCACTTCTTTTTACAACAACCCGCAGGCTTACGGTCAAACTTCTGAAGCGTCAGGTGTAATGGTTATGCTCAATAAATTAAAGTATACACCTGAGGTTAATtgggtacagtgaaaaaagaaaattaaaaaaaaaaaaaaaacccacacacacacacacacacacacagacagacagtcttgGATGGCAGGGCAGGGGAGGGAGTTGAACAAACTATTTATTGCTTAACACCCAGTCATGCTGTGAACCATGACACACGCATGTGGCCCAAGATCAAAAGCAGTTTCCAATTCAAGTCTTTTATCATCATGAGGTTTTATACCGTAATACGAGAGTGGAAGAGTTAAACAGCACAGCAAGTCACATGATACAGCGATAGTATATGGTGCTCTGGGAGTTGACCGCATTATACTCTAGGAAACTTGtatgaaaacacaaactgagACACGTAACATAGTTGAGTGCAGCAATGACCATTCATCTTCCGTACACAGGTCTGGCACAGTGCCTTGTGAAGAAATCCATTAAACAGGTCTGCCGGACAAATTTAGCATAACCATAGAGACACAAATGAAAGACCATCACATGTAGCAAAGGGTACAGAACAAGGATTAAATATTCTGGAAGAAGTGTTGGGCTTATAAAAAATAGAACTCGTGTATAAAACTTTAAGCAAAAACTTTTACAAGATATTAAAAGCAAAACATCTCCCACAGCCAGGTTGCCATGCTACCAGAGTACACAATTCATCAAAATTAAGATGCATAAACTGCACTTCAATCAGCAGTTAActgcaacttaaaaaaaaaaaaaaggacaaaactaTTTACAGATTTGTTCTACAACCAAAGTTGTGGTAGCAGGTAAATATCTATGTACAAAAGTAGTTCCCACCCCTAAGAGCAGTTACTTAAGATGACCACTGGGTGGCACTATGCACTGCAGTCAAACGTTCAGGGCTTGTGTTTGGGTCCGTGGTGCTGCAGTCATCAACGTTTATGCTAGTGTTGTTGCCGTAGCCAGCAGGGTTGGGGTAATCATAGTGCGTCACAGCTGGGGGCAGGGGCCAGTTCGCTTGGGGTCGCGTGGGAACttggggaggagagagtggCCGTGGGTAGTTGAGGTAAAAGGGGGTCTGTGGAGGGCTCTTCTTCAAAAAAGCATCTCTCATTTGCTGGTTGGAGTATGGGTCTCGAATCAGCCTATGGGCCTCGTTCTGTAACTGAAAGAGTTATATAGGTTAATGGCCACAGACCTGACCCACATAGTGGACTACTAAAAGGAAACATGTGCATGTAACATCCTGCCTTTAAGACACTGTCTCATCTAAACTACGTGCCTCCTTTTTTGGACGTTTTGCTCTATGTCCAGACTGAATGAGTCACTGTTACTGAGATGACAAGACTCGCACAGAATTGACAATCGTGGTGAACAGGTCATTCAGAAAAGACTAAAGAGAAGCagataaatattgaaatatttacCAGAGTTTGTTGGGTTGAGATGTTTGGGTAACCATTGTTTGGGAACCTTTCCGACACCCAGCTATTGTCCTTCTGGTGTCTCTTTAGCTTCATGCGGCGATTCTGAAACCAAGTTTTCACCTTCAAAAGACAGTAGAACTTGTTAGACCACACACAACTTTCAATTCCAAGGCCAAATTCATTTGTGTTAACTTTTAAAGCACCAGCCTCCTGACCTGTTTGTAGGAAAGCCCCGTCAGGTCAGCGAGGGTCCTCATCTCAGGAGGGGTCAGGTACCTCTGCATGTTGAATCTGCAGATCAGCGCGTTCATCTGCTCCTCTGAGAAAGCGGTACGCAGTTTAGGCTTAGGGCGCCCGGTTGCTGCTTTTTCGGGGGGTGATGGGACCACTGAAGGTGTCGGAGGTAAAGTGTTGGTACCCAAAACCACACTTGTTGGGTCGTACTCTTTAACCGAGACTGAACTGGAGACGGACTCGCTGCTTTCAGGGCTACCACCATCTGTTTCGTCGCTTCCGTCTTTCTTCCCCCAGACGGGGACACTAGTGTTGGTTTGGGGGACACAGCTTTCTCTGCTACTCGCCGAACTCCATGAGTCTGAATGAGAAGAGTTATTCAGCTGAGTGCTGTTCATGGGTCATTAAATTATGACACGTCATAACTCCAGCGTGAGGCGCTGCGGGGAAATTAACGTACATGTACGTAATGGCTAAGATTTAACAAAATGGCGAGTTTAACGAACTTCTGTCACGTCACTCTGTTCGGTGACGAGATCGTCAGATTTTTGGAACATCCAAACCATGCAAGTATCATAACATCGACTCGATTACTAATCACAGATAATGTCTATAATATTagtttggggaaaaaagtcCAGTATATCATTCATTTTACGACCACATCGCACATCTGTCGCTAGATCTCAAGTGTTCGACGGCTAGCTGGCTTTACCTGGTGTGTGGGCTTCCGAATCACTTTGGGTATCGCTATTCGGAAGCTCCGTCTCCTTCGTTAGTTGATCGTACTGACTGTGGTTGTTGGAGATGAAAAGTCGACCATTCTGTGTGTGCGCCTGAGAGTCGGTAAAATACAGAGGAGATCCAGGATAGTGTTCGTTGTTCTGAGCGACGTCCTCAGGACTACGGGGCGGTGATTGCTGAGTCGGTTGAGAAGAGTAGTAACCTCCAGATATCCCACTGGACTGGTTGTATACGGCCTCTGTCCAACTCAAATTCTGATGGGTTTGTTCAGAACCCTGGGGATACATGAGGCCATAAGCATAGGCGTGGTAAGATGGATTATAGTTAT includes the following:
- the nanog gene encoding homeobox protein NANOG, with protein sequence MADWKLTVSYNYNPSYHAYAYGLMYPQGSEQTHQNLSWTEAVYNQSSGISGGYYSSQPTQQSPPRSPEDVAQNNEHYPGSPLYFTDSQAHTQNGRLFISNNHSQYDQLTKETELPNSDTQSDSEAHTPDSWSSASSRESCVPQTNTSVPVWGKKDGSDETDGGSPESSESVSSSVSVKEYDPTSVVLGTNTLPPTPSVVPSPPEKAATGRPKPKLRTAFSEEQMNALICRFNMQRYLTPPEMRTLADLTGLSYKQVKTWFQNRRMKLKRHQKDNSWVSERFPNNGYPNISTQQTLLQNEAHRLIRDPYSNQQMRDAFLKKSPPQTPFYLNYPRPLSPPQVPTRPQANWPLPPAVTHYDYPNPAGYGNNTSINVDDCSTTDPNTSPERLTAVHSATQWSS
- the tm9sf1 gene encoding transmembrane 9 superfamily member 1, whose translation is MTVRLAFPAPPVAGGVMTFGVFALCVCLLPHLAWAGSYKQGDPVVLYVNKVGPYHNPQETYHYYTLPVCRPKEVHHKSLSLGEVLDGDRMAESMYQIRFRENVEKQTLCQLTLSEKEVDQLREAIEELYYFEFVLDDIPIWGFVGYMEESGFLPHSHKVGLWTHLDFNIEYNGESVIFANVSVKDVKPVQLEEGGGIGGQGAGGGSGGLTVTHTYSVRWFESHLPYARRAERLRDYSFFPKTLEIHWLSIINSLVLVVLLLGFVIIILMRVLKNDFARYNVEEDGGCDDLDQGDNGWKIIHTDVFRFPPYKSLLCAILGVGAQFLTLATGIIVMALLGMFNVHRHGAINSAAIVLYALTSCVSGYTSCRFYTQIHGKRWVWNIILTSTLFSAPLFLTWSVVNSVHWWSGSTQALPATTVLLLLGAWVLVGFPLTVIGGIVGKNRAGSFQAPCRTRNIPRQIPEQPWYKHTAVHMAIGGFLPFSAISVELYYIFATVWGREHYTLYGILLCVFAILLSVGACISVALTYFLLSGEDYRWWWRSILSTGSTGIFIFVYSVFYYRNRSSMSGPVQSTEFFGYSLLTALVFSLMLGTVSFWASLAFIRYIYRSLKMD